Proteins from a genomic interval of Plodia interpunctella isolate USDA-ARS_2022_Savannah chromosome 20, ilPloInte3.2, whole genome shotgun sequence:
- the LOC128678874 gene encoding uncharacterized protein LOC128678874 — translation MVQKYKRKTKQASWDVETMKLAMEEAKKGSVNGAAKKYGINLSTLQRHIKKGSADKKLGRFSTVFNDQQESELIEYLFHMDNLFYGLTKSEFLSLVYQYAESNRIPHPFKKKTAGEDWYRAFATRHPELTLRKPEPTSVARARGFNRPQVERFFDLLQDQVDRNEINATRIYNVDETGVRTTSNKPPKILTRTGKKQVGIISSTERGKLTTIVCCCNAAGSFIPPFMIFSRKRMNPRLLDGSPPGTVATCSDSGWISGPIFLDWLRHFVEVTRPTKENKVILVMDNHISHKYLPALEYASKNNVIFISLPPHTSHRTQPLDVSVYGPLKTYFEQTVSVYQRSHVGRTISPFEIGQLFGDAYLKAASAQNAVNGFKATGIWPVNRHIFSDDDYLPSSLTDRPLALNACDVLISNTIATEHLPNTSVNDPPEDNEIDTIIATEPANVQENFDPDIPIDIPGDNTIDHPQMQNYSPGRLSVDSDRTISPSVLDRMLEDIDSNTPRPEEVLLVKTVIPECVTPTKVTPMDIRPIPKLTAPKTSRKRRAQKSEILTSTPIKEQQREIESKKQKVSLKKLKEKVKSVSKKNPPVAKKGKKQKASTSNTKKITGSGKTRKHAEEKSVCFICHEMYEDPPIEDWIRCDDCHGWAHEECTSYLGKGAYYCDLCQE, via the coding sequence ATggttcaaaaatacaaaaggaaGACCAAACAAGCTTCTTGGGACGTGGAGACAATGAAGTTGGCAATGGAAGAGGCAAAGAAGGGCTCAGTAAATGGTGctgcaaaaaaatatggtataaatttatcaacattACAAAGGCATATAAAAAAAGGCTCCGCAGACAAAAAACTCGGTAGGTTTTCTACAGTTTTTAATGACCAACAAGAATCTGaattaatagaatatttgtttcatatGGATAACCTTTTTTATGGTCTGACAAAATCTGAATTTTTATCTCTAGTATATCAATACGCAGAGAGCAATAGAATTCCGCACccttttaaaaagaaaactgctGGAGAAGATTGGTATAGAGCCTTTGCAACAAGACATCCCGAATTAACTTTGAGAAAGCCAGAGCCAACGTCAGTAGCCCGTGCCCGAGGTTTTAATAGACCGCAAGTTGAGAGGTTTTTTGATCTTTTACAAGATCAAGTAGATCGCAATGAAATCAACGCGACTAGAATTTACAATGTTGACGAAACGGGTGTGCGCACCACCAGCAATAAACCACCAAAAATTCTCACCAGAACTGGAAAAAAACAAGTAGGAATAATATCAAGTACTGAAAGAGGAAAATTGACAACAATTGTGTGTTGCtgcaatgcagctggatcttTTATTCCtccatttatgatattttctcGAAAACGTATGAACCCCCGACTGCTTGATGGATCACCACCAGGCACAGTAGCTACTTGTTCTGATAGTGGATGGATTTCCGGTCCAATTTTTTTAGACTGGCTACGCCATTTTGTAGAGGTGACGAGACCCACTAaggaaaataaagtaatacttGTGATGGATAACCACATTTCTCATAAATATCTGCCAGCATTAGAATATGcctcaaaaaataatgtgatatttatttcattacctCCACACACCAGTCACCGAACTCAACCACTAGATGTAAGCGTATATGGCCCTTTAAAAACCTATTTTGAACAGACGGTTTCGGTTTACCAACGATCTCATGTGGGACGAACCATTTCACCATTTGAAATTGGTCAGCTGTTTGGCGACGCTTACCTGAAAGCAGCTTCTGCTCAAAATGCTGTAAATGGATTTAAGGCAACTGGTATATGGCCAGTAAACCGACATATATTTAGCGATGATGATTATCTTCCTTCATCCTTGACAGACAGGCCGCTGGCATTAAATGCATGTGACGTTTTGATTTCTAATACGATAGCCACTGAACATCTTCCAAACACCTCTGTCAATGATCCTCCTGAAGATAATGAAATCGATACCATAATCGCTACTGAACCTGCCAATGTTCAAGAAAACTTTGACCCTGATATTCCCATAGACATTCCAGGTGACAATACTATCGACCATCCacaaatgcaaaattataGTCCTGGTCGCCTTTCTGTAGACTCCGATCGCACAATTTCCCCGTCAGTATTAGATAGAATGCTTGAAGACATTGACAGCAACACCCCTAGACCTGAGGAAGTTCTGCTTGTTAAAACAGTGATTCCTGAATGTGTTACACCTACCAAGGTAACCCCAATGGACATTCGCCCTATACCTAAACTAACTGCACCAAAGACATCACGTAAACGAAGAGCACAAAAGTCAGAAATTTTAACCAGCACTCCCATTAAAGAGCAACAGAGAGAAATTGAGTCTAAGAAACAGAAAGTATCACTTAAGAAacttaaagaaaaagtaaagtCTGTGTCTAAAAAAAATCCACCTGTGGccaaaaaaggtaaaaaacaaaaagcctCGACCtcgaacacaaaaaaaattactggaaGCGGAAAGACAAGGAAGCACGCAGAAGAAAAAAGTGTCTGCTTCATATGCCACGAGATGTACGAAGATCCACCAATAGAAGACTGGATAAGGTGCGATGATTGTCATGGTTGGGCTCATGAAGAGTGTACAAGCTATTTAGGCAAAGGGGCCTACTATTGTGATCTATGTCAAGAAtag